Proteins encoded together in one Vigna angularis cultivar LongXiaoDou No.4 chromosome 5, ASM1680809v1, whole genome shotgun sequence window:
- the LOC128196716 gene encoding uncharacterized protein LOC128196716, with the protein MAPRPPPPPPPQPDQTEMMRMMESVMNSMQQQNHALVQQNTMALQNLEAARVASKSARVAAEATQRQFLEVMTSGRIPTGPSSSSSAAPTQEWSLENFLQHHPAKFDGKCSPDEADQWLRDMERVYNAKRCPDENRLSYTEYLLTGEASHWWSSARMILEGTRTPITWDLFKKKFYREYFPDTLRYAKEVEFLELVQGNMSVSEYTDRFKHLLRFNTVTVDEEWSCRKFENGLRGDIKLLVKGHRLREFPALVEMARDMEKTEREAEGYPSRQAQPLRVGGPAMSRGGSSSRKTPYSRSSSSRSSGGSSQPSVQSSQSSSLSGVRCYGCGGSHYLSSCP; encoded by the coding sequence ATGGCGCCTagacctcctcctcctccacctccccaacccGATCAGACTGAGATGATGCGGATGATGGAGTCAGTCATGAACTCCATGCAACAACAAAATCATGCACTAGTCCAACAAAATACCATGGCACTCCAAAACTTAGAAGCCGCTAGAGTGGCCTCGAAAAGTGCTAGGGTGGCAGCCGAGGCCACCCAAAGACAGTTCTTGGAGGTGATGACTAGTGGCAGGATTCCCACcggtccttcttcttcttcttcggcTGCTCCAACTCAAGAATGGAGTTTGGAAaatttcttgcagcatcatcccGCCAAGTTTGATGGCAAGTGCTCACCAGATGAAGCCGATCAGTGGCTTCGTGATATGGAGAGAGTCTACAACGCCAAGAGGTGCCCTGATGAAAACAGGTTGTCCTATACTGAGTATCTATTGACTGGAGAGGCAAGCCACTGGTGGAGCAGTGCACGGATGATCTTGGAGGGAACTAGAACCCCTATCACATGGGACTTATTCAAGAAGAAGTTCTACAGGGAATACTTCCCTGACACTCTTAGATATGCTAAAGAAGTGGAGTTTTTGGAGCTAGTGCAGGGAAACATGTCAGTATCTGAGTATACTGACCGTTTCAAACATCTTCTTAGATTTAACACCGTGACAGTGGATGAAGAGTGGTCGTGCCGCAAGTTTGAAAATGGGTTGCGTGGTGACATCAAGCTCTTGGTGAAAGGTCACCGTCTGAGGGAGTTTCCAGCTCTTGTAGAGATGGCTAGGGATATGGAGAAGACAGAGAGAGAAGCTGAGGGATACCCGAGCCGTCAGGCCCAGCCACTGAGGGTTGGGGGACCAGCCATGTCTAGAGGCGGGTCCAGTTCCAGGAAGACACCATACTCCagatcttcttcttctcgtAGTTCTGGAGGATCTTCTCAGCCTTCCGTTCAGTCGAGCCAGTCCTCATCTCTAAGCGGCGTGAGATGCTATGGATGTGGCGGTTCGCACTACTTATCTTCATGTCCCTAG
- the LOC108339902 gene encoding uncharacterized protein LOC108339902, with amino-acid sequence MAETQYCIPIIEDDLEINDDFFENFEAPKFVDFTAPDSCRPGDDSHWFCSRVGCDRKHEQELDSETVYKKFILRVMAARSPNVRFRKALNKREASANLKCPHSAPAKSRVSRMNFISSSSHKMTDKNVQVKPLSKVAATPNAKVRPSPPVAKALTTPRNNQKKVSSVEPFRSVQSKKVLTVGVPKSRVVSKALVFPSPKKVIKIKNSMELKTPMRALCSAMKKLELNGVKKNEEGGSNSLPVTASKKQLRGREVKSRVFDFLSSNNRKEPETNSMSSLKEKKVKKGTQKRQVAKPHQNDSSEKSRCGSLEGCHESGTSASGAELSLEDVISQEPTRGDSLVIVQVLSEASECDTTSLSNSNHKEKMTKERSENEEMRNSVSAKGRVCESNMRKAEEKSLASSDDKENGRQLIENDDKENASIVHENIEMRTDNDVPPKKAILGSKHEDDSRKTQKKSSSTTTASPIGKYRKLKPTNPKPFKLRTDERGILKEANLDRKFLSPLKETAVKGGGSTMRKHQNRKSETIYTKSESDTDYYSSCDEKSRSKTQENQSGGIQIDNSHCKVQRKLSATTPYKNDPRPKLQKPNDVYCSALPRKKEKAVIATKLSVIIEKPSVKPKAAKPRSWARKALTVPIEPKFHRLHVPKHCNNRKRT; translated from the exons ATGGCAGAAACTCAGTACTGCATACCAATAATCGAAGACGATTTAGAAATAAACGATGACTTCTTCGAGAACTTTGAAGCTCCCAAGTTCGTGGATTTCACCGCACCTGATTCTTGCCGTCCCGGCGATGACAGCCACTGGTTCTGCTCACGTGTTG GATGTGACCGAAAGCATGAGCAAGAGTTGGATTCTGAAACTGTTTACAAGAAGTTTATTCTTAGG GTTATGGCTGCAAGAAGTCCCAATGTACGCTTCAGAAAAGCTTTGAATAAAAGAGAAGCAAG CGCAAATTTGAAGTGCCCCCATTCAGCTCCTGCAAAGTCAAGGGTGTCAAGGATGAACTTTATTTCGTCATCATCACACAAGATGACCGACAAGAACGTCCAAGTTAAACCCCTTTCTAAGGTTGCAGCAACCCCCAATGCTAAGGTGAGGCCATCACCTCCGGTGGCCAAGGCCTTGACCACTCCAAGGAATAATCAAAAGAAGGTTTCCAGTGTAGAACCGTTTAGAAGTGTTCAGAGCAAGAAAGTGTTGACTGTTGGTGTGCCTAAGAGCAGAGTGGTGTCTAAGGCTCTTGTTTTTCCCTCGCCTAAGAAGGTCATAAAGATCAAGAATTCTATGGAATTAAAAACACCAATGAGAGCACTGTGTTCAGCAATGAAAAAGCTTGAACtcaatggagtcaagaagaatgaagaaggaGGAAGCAACTCATTGCCAGTGACTGCCTCAAAAAAGCAATTGAGGGGAAGAGAAGTTAAGAGCCGTGTGTTTGATTTCTTGAGTTCTAATAACCGTAAGGAACCAGAAACTAACTCAATGTCAAGTTTGAAGgagaagaaagtgaagaaaggCACTCAGAAACGACAGGTAGCTAAGCCTCATCAAAATGACTCTAGTGAGAAATCTAGATGTGGTTCTCTAGAAGGATGCCATGAATCAGGAACTTCAGCGAGTGGTGCTGAACTATCTCTTGAAGATGTAATTTCCCAAGAACCAACAAGAGGGGATAGCTTAGTTATAGTTCAAGTTTTGTCAGAAGCTTCGGAATGTGACACTACCTCACTGTCAAATTCCAACCATAAAGAGAAGATGACTAAAGAAAGGAGTGAAAATGAAGAGATGAGGAACTCGGTTTCTGCAAAGGGAAGAGTTTGTGAATCCAACATGAGAAAGGCTGAAGAAAAATCATTAGCTTCTTctgatgacaaagaaaatgggAGGCAGCTCATTGAGAATGATGACAAGGAAAATGCTTCAATTGTTCATGAAAATAT AGAGATGAGGACCGATAACGACGTGCCCCCAAAAAAGGCTATTCTTGGGAGCAAGCATGAGGATGATTCGAGAAAAACACAAAAG AAATCTTCATCGACCACAACTGCTTCTCCAATTGGGAAGTACAGAAAATTAAAGCCCACAAATCCTAAGCCTTTTAAGCTGAGAACTGAT GAAAGGGGAATTCTTAAAGAAGCAAACTTGGATAGAAAATTTCTCTCACCTTTAAAAGAAACCGCAGTGAAAGGTGGTGGGTCGACAATGAGGAAACATCAGAACCGA aaaagtGAAACTATTTACACAAAGAGTGAATCAGACACTGATTATTATAGCAGTTGTGATGAGAAATCACGCTCAAAAACACAGGAAAACCAATCT GGTGGCATTCAAATAGACAACTCCCATTGCAAGGTGCAACGTAAATTATCTGCTACAACACCTTATAAAAATGATCCTCGTCCTAAACTTCAAAAACCCAATGATGTCTATTGCAGTGCTTTAccaaggaagaaagaaaaggctGTCATTGCAACAAAACTTAGTGTTATTATCGAAAAACCATCAGTGAAGCCAAAGGCAGCAAAGCCACGTTCTTGGGCTAGGAAGGCATTAACTGTTCCTATCGAACCAAAGTTTCACCGTCTACATGTGCCAAAGCATTGCAACAACAGGAAACGCACTTGA
- the LOC128196715 gene encoding uncharacterized protein LOC128196715, with translation MGRRATSQPQHAGRSQHGGGIRPQATGRVYALTGTEVASSGDLIFGTCVLGGRSCMVLFDSGATHSFVSETCARELGLQVRELQYDLTVSTPTSGIVKTSTVCVRCSVVVEGRQYKVNLICLPLQGLDVILGMDWLSVNRILIDCGEKKLVFPNEEDYTPLTLGVLRQDLIEGACCFLILSHMEVKQGDSDVDLSVVSEFLDVFPEEIPGLPPPREVEFSIDIVSGAGPISIAPYRMAPTELAELKKQIEELLEKQFIRPSVSP, from the coding sequence ATGGGTAGGAGAGCTACTTCCCAGCCGCAGCATGCAGGGAGATCTCAACACGGAGGTGGCATCAGACCTCAGGCCACTGGACGTGTTTATGCACTGACGGGGACAGAAGTAGCTAGCTCAGGTGATTTGATTTTCGGTACATGTGTATTGGGTGGTAGATCTTGCATGGTTTTGTTTGACTCTGGAGCGACACACTCATTTGTGTCTGAGACTTGTGCTAGAGAGTTGGGGTTACAAGTGAGAGAGCTACAGTATGACTTGACTGTATCTACTCCTACTTCTGGGATAGTGAAGACATCTACAGTCTGTGTTAGATGTTCAGTAGTGGTTGAGGGACGTCAGTACAAGGTAAACTTGATATGTTTGCCTTTGCAGGGTTTGGATGTCATCCTAGGGATGGATTGGCTGTCTGTCAATCGTATTCTCATTGATTGTGGAGAGAAGAAGCTAGTATTTCCCAATGAGGAGGATTACACACCTCTAACTCTTGGTGTGTTGAGACAAGACCTAATAGAAGGTGCATGTTGTTTCCTGATACTATCACACATGGAAGTAAAGCAAGGAGATTCTGACGTAGACCTCTCGGTAGTCAGTGAATTTCTAGATGTGTTTCCTGAGGAGATTCCTGGCTTACCTCCTCCAAGAGAGGTAGAGTTTTCCATAGACATTGTATCGGGAGCAGGGCCTATCTCTATAGCCCCATATCGCATGGCGCCAACTGAATTGGCTGAATTGaaaaagcagattgaagagttgttGGAGAAGCAGTTCATCCGGCCTAGTGTTTCTCCTTAG